ACGGCCTGATTGAAAACCAGGCGGAAAATATGAAGGAGATCAGCTCCTCCGTTGAGGAAGCGAAGGCGATGTCGGACAGTATCGAGGAGCTGTCGAAGAAGCTGTAATAACCGCATTTGCATATTGCGAATCGGAGACATACAAACATCCCCCGCAATCGGCGATGAAAACCGGCTGCGGGGGATGTTTCATTGCATTTTGAACTTCTGTGGAAAATGCATCGACGTGGCATGGAGTCACTGTAAGTGATGCATAAAACGATATGCGGCTCACAAAATAACAAAAGAAGCCGACGCATCTCAGAGCGCCTTGTATCCTGCCGGCACGGGCGCGACGACGCTGACGAAGATGAAGTCTTCCGTCCCCGTGTTGCGCAGGCCGTGGCACGTGCTCCTGCCCGTGATGATGAGATCGCCCTTTTCGACGGGGACTTCCTCTCCGAGCGCGGGATAAAACACGCCCGTTCCCTGGATACAGACCCAGAAATCATCGCCCGCAGGATGCTCGTGCGCCGCTACCTCCTGCCCGGGCTTTACGACCCAGACGGAGCCGCTCGTTGAATCCGTCGTGTAGAACACGGTCTTTGTCGCCGTCTCTCCCGACTTTGCCACGTCCGCCAGCTTAAAGCGCCGCGCGGCAAAATCCTTCGTCACCTCTGTCATGAAATTCCTCCTCACGCTACATCAAAGCAGAACGTATAGTTTTTCCTCACAGTCGGGTGCAGGCTGCGCCCCACGACGCACATATCCTCTAAAATACGCGGAATTTCCGCGCGGGTCGCCTCATCGTACTCCTGACGGAGATGAAATACAAGCCGTATCTCCTTTACCCGAAACTCCTCAAAATCCGCCTCCTTGGAGACCTCGATATACGAGCCCGAAAAATCCAGCCCCTTCTTCTCCAAAGCCATTCCGAGAACCATCTCCGCACAGTCAGCCAAGGCAAGTGCAAGTATATCCGTCGGCAGCACGCGCTCCGCATTGTTTTCGCACACAATCACCTGGCCCTGTGCGTTCACCTCCACCATCTGATAGCCCTTTCCCAGATACTTCACCATATACTTGCTCATACGGAGGGTCTCCCTTCAATTAATTTGTGCGAATATTTCATATATTATAGCATGAAGGTGGTGCATCTGCAAATGAAAAATAAGACACGGGCTGCCGAAAAACGAATACAGAATCCGTACACCTTTTCTTCAAGCAGGTCTTGATAGGCACGCACGACAAAGTATCCGCGCAATCCTTATCCTTCATCGCGTTTCAGCGACTCCTTGTAAAAAGCGATCTTATCATCCAGGTTTTTCATATATTCCTGCCACTTTTGCTGTTCAGAAAGCACATATTCTCTGTGTACTTCCAATATGCCAAGCCGCTCTTCCATCGTACTTTCCCCCATATAGCGCAGCTCCGCATAGTGTTTGATATCATCCAGGTGCATACCTGTTTCCTTTAAGCGGCGTATAAACTTTATCCACTCCACATCGCTTCTCTCATAGTCTCGAATGCCGCCGGAAGTCCGCCGCACACGAAGCAGGCCTCGCTTTTCATAGTAGCGGAGCGTGCTCTCCGGCAGATTCGCCTCTCTTGCCATTTCCCCGATCAGCATGTTCTTATTCCCCTTTTCAAAAAGTCTTGACTTAAACCATGGTTTAAGTAGTAGTGTTAGCGTATAAAAGATTTAGGAGGTAATACAAATGCAAACATCGCGCTTTTCCCTAGGAGATGAAAACCTAAAGATGATTGACGGAGCCGGCGGAGAGGCCGTCATCCGCTCTTTACAGGACATCGCACCGGACGTCGGCAAGTACATCATCGAATTCGCCTTTGGGGATATCTACTCCAGAGAGGGTCTGTCCCTGGAGGAGAGAGAAATGATCACGATTACCAGCTTACTGACGACAGGCGGCTGTGAACCGCAGCTTGAAGTGCACATTAACGGCGCTTTGAATGTGGGCATCACGCCGCAAAAAATTGTCGAGACGTTTACCCACTGCGTTCCCTATGTAGGATTTCCCAAGGTGTTGAACGCTCTCTTCGTCGCGAAAAAAGTCTTTGCCGAAAGAAATATCTCGATCACGTCCTGAGCTTTCGCCTATATGGATTTTGAAAGCGCGCTGCCTAAAAACGCGCGCTATTTTCCTATGCAGAATCGCGAGAAGATCT
This portion of the Selenomonas sp. TAMA-11512 genome encodes:
- a CDS encoding OsmC family protein → MSKYMVKYLGKGYQMVEVNAQGQVIVCENNAERVLPTDILALALADCAEMVLGMALEKKGLDFSGSYIEVSKEADFEEFRVKEIRLVFHLRQEYDEATRAEIPRILEDMCVVGRSLHPTVRKNYTFCFDVA
- a CDS encoding cupin domain-containing protein, yielding MTEVTKDFAARRFKLADVAKSGETATKTVFYTTDSTSGSVWVVKPGQEVAAHEHPAGDDFWVCIQGTGVFYPALGEEVPVEKGDLIITGRSTCHGLRNTGTEDFIFVSVVAPVPAGYKAL
- a CDS encoding MerR family transcriptional regulator → MLIGEMAREANLPESTLRYYEKRGLLRVRRTSGGIRDYERSDVEWIKFIRRLKETGMHLDDIKHYAELRYMGESTMEERLGILEVHREYVLSEQQKWQEYMKNLDDKIAFYKESLKRDEG
- a CDS encoding carboxymuconolactone decarboxylase family protein — its product is MQTSRFSLGDENLKMIDGAGGEAVIRSLQDIAPDVGKYIIEFAFGDIYSREGLSLEEREMITITSLLTTGGCEPQLEVHINGALNVGITPQKIVETFTHCVPYVGFPKVLNALFVAKKVFAERNISITS